One stretch of Thermoanaerobacterium sp. PSU-2 DNA includes these proteins:
- a CDS encoding type II secretion system F family protein, protein MPTYTYKARDMDGNLITGTMELDTLSSCVDSLKQKNYYILDVKEKVEKKDIFESINSSRKVKVKDIAVFCRQFSVLINAGISIVASLATLSEQVENKRLKRALNDVYEDVQKGKTLSESMRKHPDVFPMLLFNMIEAGEVSGTLDKVLNEMAEHFEKENNLNQKIKSALAYPAIVSIVAVLVVVFLVTNVLPTFVGMFKNAGAQLPTPTLILLGLSDSIAHYWYVYLGNIVFLIFLLLRIMKTDRGKELFDFLMLKMPIFGPLNVKIITSRFTRTLSTLIGSGIPLMESLSVVEKVVGNAVVANGLKKAEEEIKRGNGLALPLKKIDIFPPMVIQMIKVGEDSGSLDSILKKTADFYDSEVDTAVSQMTTLIEPLIIVFLASIVGFIVVSIVMPMFQMYNFIGQ, encoded by the coding sequence ATGCCAACTTATACATATAAGGCAAGGGATATGGATGGAAATCTTATAACAGGTACTATGGAGCTTGATACATTATCGTCTTGTGTAGATAGCTTAAAGCAGAAAAACTATTATATATTAGATGTTAAGGAGAAGGTGGAGAAGAAGGATATTTTTGAAAGCATCAATTCTTCTCGTAAAGTGAAGGTAAAGGATATAGCTGTGTTTTGTAGGCAGTTTTCGGTGCTCATAAATGCAGGTATTTCTATTGTTGCATCGCTTGCCACTTTGTCTGAGCAAGTTGAAAATAAAAGACTTAAGAGGGCTTTGAATGATGTATATGAGGATGTGCAGAAAGGAAAAACTCTTTCTGAGTCGATGAGAAAGCATCCAGATGTATTTCCAATGCTTTTATTTAACATGATAGAAGCAGGAGAAGTAAGCGGTACTTTAGACAAAGTATTAAATGAAATGGCTGAACATTTTGAGAAAGAAAATAATTTAAATCAAAAGATAAAATCAGCTTTAGCATATCCTGCAATTGTATCAATCGTTGCAGTATTGGTAGTTGTATTTCTTGTTACAAATGTACTTCCTACATTTGTAGGCATGTTTAAAAATGCAGGAGCGCAATTGCCGACGCCGACATTGATACTTTTAGGCTTAAGTGATTCTATAGCGCATTATTGGTATGTCTATTTGGGGAATATCGTATTTTTAATATTTTTACTTTTGAGAATTATGAAGACAGATAGAGGAAAAGAATTATTTGATTTTTTGATGTTAAAGATGCCAATATTTGGTCCACTAAATGTGAAGATCATTACATCCAGATTTACGCGGACGCTGTCAACACTTATAGGTTCAGGGATTCCACTAATGGAATCATTGTCTGTCGTAGAAAAAGTGGTAGGCAATGCTGTTGTGGCAAATGGCTTAAAAAAGGCTGAAGAAGAGATAAAAAGGGGAAACGGGCTTGCATTGCCTTTAAAGAAAATCGATATATTTCCGCCGATGGTTATTCAAATGATAAAGGTTGGAGAAGATTCGGGATCATTGGACAGCATATTAAAGAAAACAGCGGATTTTTACGACAGTGAAGTTGACACAGCCGTATCTCAGATGACTACATTGATTGAACCGCTAATAATAGTTTTCTTGGCGTCAATAGTCGGCTTTATAGTAGTGTCTATAGTGATGCCTATGTTCCAGATGTACAACTTTATAGGGCAATGA
- a CDS encoding YqeG family HAD IIIA-type phosphatase, whose amino-acid sequence MNLLYKKLIPDMYANSIYDIDFENLKKRGITSLIFDIDNTLVPQKVLNPDRKVINLFKFLKSKGFKVCLISNNTTKRVNNFTKDTGVKGISWAIKPRKSAFYKALEMLDSTPDETAIIGDQIFTDIFGGHRVGLFTILVRPLSSEEFGWTKIMRKLEKKVLKKV is encoded by the coding sequence GTGAATTTATTGTATAAAAAATTGATACCAGATATGTATGCTAATTCAATATACGATATAGACTTTGAAAACTTAAAAAAAAGAGGAATAACATCATTGATTTTTGATATTGACAATACGCTTGTACCGCAAAAGGTTTTAAATCCTGATCGAAAAGTAATTAACTTATTTAAATTTTTGAAGTCAAAAGGCTTTAAAGTTTGCCTTATATCAAACAATACAACGAAAAGAGTTAATAATTTTACTAAAGATACAGGTGTAAAAGGCATTTCATGGGCTATAAAGCCGAGAAAGTCTGCTTTTTATAAGGCTTTGGAAATGCTTGACTCTACGCCTGATGAAACTGCTATTATTGGCGATCAAATTTTTACTGACATATTTGGGGGGCATAGAGTCGGACTTTTTACGATACTTGTAAGACCTTTGTCAAGCGAAGAGTTTGGATGGACTAAAATCATGAGAAAATTAGAAAAAAAGGTTCTGAAAAAGGTGTGA
- a CDS encoding type IV pilus twitching motility protein PilT → MKTSELLAMVVEKGASDLHITVGVPPVLRINGQLIKLDLPQLTPQDTEDITKDLLSSDELKKLEDAGDIDLSYSVKGLGRFRINAYKQRGTYSLAIRSVALRIPTIDELGLPEVIKELALKTRGLIIVTGPTGSGKSTTLASMIDLINEERNCHILTLEDPIEYLHKHKKSIVNQREIGHDALSYASALRAALREDPDVILVGEMRDLETIQIAITAAETGHLVLSTLHTIGSAKTIDRIIDVFPPHQQQQIKVQLSNVLEGIVSQQLLPKIDNSGRVVAVEVMIATPAIRNLIREGKSFQIQSMVQTGNKFGMVTMDMWISQLLKRNLISMDDALTYCVDRENFSRLVV, encoded by the coding sequence ATGAAAACAAGTGAACTTCTGGCTATGGTTGTAGAAAAAGGCGCATCTGATTTGCATATAACAGTTGGCGTTCCTCCAGTACTTAGGATTAATGGTCAACTTATAAAACTTGATTTACCTCAATTAACGCCTCAAGATACTGAAGATATAACAAAAGATTTGCTTTCAAGCGATGAGCTAAAAAAACTTGAAGATGCGGGTGACATTGATCTATCGTATTCAGTAAAAGGGCTTGGAAGGTTTAGGATAAATGCCTATAAGCAAAGAGGAACATATAGCCTTGCCATAAGATCTGTAGCTTTGAGAATTCCGACAATTGATGAATTAGGACTTCCAGAAGTGATTAAAGAACTTGCGCTTAAAACCCGTGGTCTCATAATTGTTACAGGGCCTACAGGCAGTGGAAAATCTACGACATTGGCATCTATGATCGATTTAATAAACGAAGAACGTAATTGTCATATATTGACCCTGGAAGATCCTATTGAATATTTACATAAGCACAAAAAGAGCATAGTAAATCAAAGAGAAATCGGGCATGATGCTTTGTCATACGCCAGTGCATTAAGGGCAGCATTAAGAGAAGACCCTGATGTGATACTGGTTGGAGAAATGAGGGATCTTGAGACGATACAGATAGCTATAACAGCGGCTGAGACAGGGCATCTTGTGTTGTCTACATTACATACTATAGGTTCAGCAAAGACTATCGACAGGATTATAGATGTTTTCCCACCACATCAGCAACAGCAGATAAAAGTACAGCTTTCAAATGTGTTAGAAGGGATTGTATCTCAGCAATTGCTACCTAAAATAGATAATTCAGGGCGAGTCGTCGCTGTAGAGGTAATGATAGCTACACCCGCAATAAGAAATCTAATAAGAGAAGGTAAATCATTTCAAATACAATCGATGGTGCAAACAGGAAATAAATTTGGAATGGTGACAATGGACATGTGGATATCGCAGCTATTAAAGAGAAACTTGATTTCTATGGACGATGCACTTACATATTGTGTTGATAGAGAAAACTTTTCTCGATTAGTAGTATAA
- a CDS encoding ATPase, T2SS/T4P/T4SS family has protein sequence MIKKKLGDLLVEVGLLDENQLNNAIKIQKKTGEKLGKILVKEGYLTEEQIIEALEFQLGIPHIDMKKVFIDANVAKLIPESMAKRHVAIPIKKENDSIFVAMADPLNIFAIDDIKLVTKLDVKPLIASEDGILKAIDRVFGKEEAERAVQDFKKELSHDNAEDDSNLLKDISEDEINNAPAVRLVNSIIEQAVKNRASDVHIEPTENDLRIRFRIDGELHEAMRVFKSTQGPVITRIKIMANMNIAERRIPQDGKIEMNASGKNIDIRVSSLPTIYGEKLVLRILDKSGYIITKDKLGLNSDDLKLFDNLLRHPNGIILLTGPTGSGKTTTLYAMLNELNKPDKNIITVEDPVEYTLEGLNQVQVNEKAGLTFASALRSILRQDPDIIMIGEIRDRETAEIAIRSSITGHLVLSTLHTNDSAGAITRLIDMGIEPYLISSSVVGVIAQRLARKICDNCKTEYDASKREKIILGIDTDEPLKLYKSKGCAVCNKTGYRGRVPIYEIMMMTPKIRELTNEKASADVILNEAVSNGMNTLKESAKKLVLLGVTTVDEMLRLTYDDAY, from the coding sequence ATGATAAAAAAGAAATTGGGAGATCTTCTTGTGGAAGTTGGTCTTTTAGACGAGAATCAGCTCAATAATGCGATAAAGATACAAAAAAAGACTGGTGAAAAGTTAGGTAAAATTCTTGTAAAAGAAGGATACCTAACAGAGGAGCAGATCATTGAGGCTTTGGAGTTTCAATTGGGCATACCTCATATAGACATGAAAAAGGTATTTATAGATGCTAATGTGGCAAAGCTTATACCTGAGTCAATGGCTAAAAGGCACGTTGCCATACCTATAAAGAAAGAAAACGACAGCATATTTGTCGCAATGGCAGATCCTCTTAATATCTTTGCTATTGATGATATTAAACTTGTCACGAAACTTGATGTAAAGCCATTGATTGCTTCTGAAGATGGTATACTGAAAGCTATTGACAGAGTTTTTGGAAAAGAAGAAGCTGAAAGGGCTGTTCAAGACTTTAAAAAGGAACTAAGCCATGATAACGCTGAAGACGACAGTAATTTATTAAAGGATATTTCAGAAGATGAGATTAACAATGCACCTGCAGTAAGATTGGTAAATTCTATTATCGAGCAAGCGGTAAAAAACCGCGCATCTGATGTTCACATAGAACCTACTGAAAATGACTTAAGAATAAGGTTTAGAATCGATGGTGAATTGCATGAGGCAATGAGGGTATTTAAAAGCACCCAAGGGCCGGTTATCACCAGAATAAAAATCATGGCCAATATGAATATTGCCGAAAGAAGGATACCGCAGGATGGTAAAATCGAAATGAATGCGAGCGGCAAAAATATAGATATAAGAGTTTCTTCTTTGCCTACAATCTACGGCGAAAAGCTCGTGCTTAGGATATTGGATAAAAGCGGTTATATTATAACAAAAGATAAATTGGGGTTAAATAGCGATGACTTAAAATTATTTGATAATTTACTTAGACACCCAAATGGCATAATCCTTCTTACTGGACCTACAGGAAGTGGTAAAACCACGACACTTTATGCTATGTTAAATGAGCTTAATAAACCTGACAAAAATATAATAACTGTTGAAGACCCTGTTGAATATACTCTTGAAGGGCTAAATCAAGTTCAAGTCAACGAAAAAGCTGGCCTTACATTTGCTTCTGCTTTAAGATCCATACTAAGGCAGGATCCAGATATAATAATGATCGGTGAAATAAGAGACCGAGAGACTGCAGAAATAGCCATAAGGTCTTCCATAACAGGTCATCTTGTATTATCTACATTACACACGAATGATTCTGCAGGCGCGATAACAAGGCTTATTGACATGGGGATTGAGCCATACCTTATTTCTTCATCTGTTGTCGGTGTCATTGCTCAAAGGTTGGCGAGAAAAATATGCGATAACTGCAAAACAGAATATGATGCCAGCAAGAGAGAAAAGATTATTTTAGGAATCGATACCGATGAACCACTTAAATTGTACAAATCAAAAGGATGTGCCGTTTGCAATAAGACTGGTTATCGCGGTAGAGTTCCTATATACGAGATAATGATGATGACTCCTAAGATAAGAGAGCTTACAAATGAGAAGGCTTCGGCAGATGTGATTTTAAATGAGGCTGTATCAAATGGTATGAATACGCTTAAAGAAAGTGCAAAGAAGCTTGTCTTATTAGGTGTAACTACTGTAGATGAAATGTTACGCCTTACATATGATGATGCTTATTAA
- the aroE gene encoding shikimate dehydrogenase — protein sequence MNINSKTSIYGIIGHPIGHSLSPLIHNYAFENLDFNSVYVSFDVNEEDLKDAIIGIKALGIKGLNVTVPHKESVIKYLDRISDEAKLIGAVNTIKNNSGSLEGYNTDVTGFMESLKEHNVDVAGKNAVILGAGGAAKAVAVGLALLGVKSIYVCNRSIDKAKELSIHMGNNFNIKSLGISYNDLNMLDEIDILINATSVGMYPNVDVSPIGEDVVAKAKFVYDIIYNPEKTLFLSYAEKYRIKYINGLDMLINQAIDSFKIWTGANFDKKIILNFLKKKDFVK from the coding sequence ATGAATATTAATTCTAAAACAAGCATTTATGGTATAATTGGGCATCCAATAGGACATAGTTTATCGCCTTTGATACATAACTATGCCTTTGAAAATCTCGATTTTAATTCGGTTTACGTTTCTTTTGATGTAAATGAAGAAGATTTAAAAGATGCAATTATAGGTATAAAAGCATTAGGCATAAAAGGCCTTAATGTTACTGTTCCACATAAGGAAAGTGTGATAAAGTATCTTGATCGTATTTCAGATGAAGCAAAACTTATTGGAGCAGTGAACACAATAAAAAATAATAGTGGTTCATTGGAAGGATACAATACCGATGTAACAGGTTTTATGGAATCTCTAAAAGAACACAACGTGGATGTTGCAGGCAAAAATGCAGTTATTTTAGGTGCTGGTGGTGCTGCCAAAGCTGTGGCCGTAGGATTAGCACTTTTAGGAGTTAAGTCAATATATGTATGCAATAGATCGATAGATAAAGCAAAGGAACTTAGCATTCACATGGGAAATAATTTTAACATTAAAAGTTTAGGAATATCGTATAACGATCTAAATATGTTAGATGAGATTGATATATTGATAAACGCTACCAGTGTCGGTATGTATCCTAATGTAGATGTGTCGCCAATTGGAGAAGATGTAGTTGCAAAAGCGAAATTTGTCTATGATATTATATATAATCCTGAAAAGACGTTATTTCTAAGCTATGCGGAGAAATACCGCATAAAATACATTAATGGACTTGATATGCTTATAAATCAGGCAATTGATTCATTTAAAATTTGGACTGGAGCAAATTTCGATAAAAAAATTATTTTAAATTTTCTTAAAAAGAAGGATTTTGTTAAATAA